One part of the Streptomyces sp. NBC_00286 genome encodes these proteins:
- a CDS encoding ATP-binding protein, producing the protein MKQSAVKTLGVAALGAAFAAVGAGAANAAPAVPDPAKAVDTVTSVVPGEAAHTLPAGSGESLAAGQDALTGGVGAAQPAADALTTADPATLATDTAAPVTDVVGGAPATGPLLGGVPAHGLPTEALPTQGLPTEALPTQGLPVSGLPV; encoded by the coding sequence ATGAAGCAGTCTGCTGTCAAGACCCTCGGTGTCGCCGCTCTCGGTGCCGCCTTCGCCGCCGTCGGCGCGGGTGCCGCCAATGCGGCCCCGGCCGTGCCCGACCCCGCCAAGGCCGTGGACACCGTCACCTCGGTGGTGCCGGGCGAAGCCGCCCACACGCTGCCCGCCGGCAGCGGAGAGTCGCTCGCCGCGGGCCAGGACGCGCTCACCGGCGGTGTGGGCGCTGCCCAGCCGGCCGCCGACGCCCTGACCACGGCGGACCCGGCCACGCTGGCCACGGACACCGCCGCGCCGGTCACGGACGTGGTCGGCGGCGCTCCCGCCACCGGCCCGCTGCTCGGCGGCGTGCCGGCCCATGGCCTGCCCACGGAGGCACTGCCCACGCAGGGCCTGCCCACGGAGGCGCTGCCCACTCAGGGCCTGCCGGTCAGCGGTCTCCCCGTGTGA
- a CDS encoding adenosine deaminase: MTTQHQHTPGADQIRRAPKVLLHDHLDGGLRPGTVADLARETGYQDLPETDPDKLGVWFREAADSGSLERYLETFSHTVGVMQTRDALVRVAAECAEDLAEDGVVYAEVRYAPEQHLEKGLSLEEVVEAVNEGFREGERRARESGHRIRVGALLTAMRHAARALEIAELANRYRDVGVVGFDIAGAEAGYPPTRHLDAFEYLKRENNHFTIHAGEAFGLPSIWQALQWCGADRLGHGVRIIDDIHVADDGSVKLGRLASYVRDKRIPLELCPSSNLQTGAADSYAEHPIGLLRRLHFRATVNTDNRLMSGTSMSREFEHLVDAFGYSLDDMQWFTVNAMKSAFIPFDERLAMINDVIKPGYAELKSQWLFRQTASTSGSVVEES; encoded by the coding sequence ATGACGACCCAGCACCAGCACACTCCCGGTGCGGACCAGATCCGCCGGGCCCCCAAGGTCCTGCTGCACGACCACCTCGACGGGGGCCTGCGCCCCGGGACCGTCGCCGATCTCGCCCGCGAGACCGGCTACCAGGACCTCCCCGAGACCGACCCCGACAAGCTCGGCGTCTGGTTCCGGGAGGCCGCCGACTCCGGTTCCCTGGAGCGGTACTTGGAGACCTTCTCCCACACCGTCGGAGTGATGCAGACGCGCGACGCCCTCGTCAGGGTCGCCGCCGAGTGCGCCGAGGATCTCGCCGAGGACGGCGTCGTCTACGCCGAGGTGCGGTACGCGCCCGAGCAGCACCTGGAGAAGGGGCTCAGCCTCGAAGAGGTCGTCGAAGCCGTCAACGAGGGCTTCCGGGAAGGCGAGCGGCGGGCCCGCGAGAGCGGCCACCGGATCCGTGTCGGCGCCCTGCTGACCGCCATGCGGCACGCGGCCCGCGCCCTGGAGATCGCCGAACTCGCCAACCGCTACCGCGACGTGGGCGTGGTCGGCTTCGACATCGCGGGCGCCGAGGCCGGCTACCCGCCCACCCGTCACCTGGACGCCTTCGAGTATCTGAAGCGGGAGAACAACCACTTCACGATCCACGCCGGCGAAGCCTTCGGGCTGCCCTCCATCTGGCAGGCCCTCCAGTGGTGCGGCGCCGACCGGCTCGGCCACGGCGTACGCATCATCGACGACATCCACGTCGCCGACGACGGCTCCGTGAAGCTCGGCCGTCTCGCCTCGTACGTACGCGACAAGCGCATCCCGCTGGAGCTGTGCCCCAGCTCCAACCTGCAGACGGGCGCCGCCGACTCGTACGCCGAACACCCCATCGGGCTGCTGCGACGGCTGCACTTCCGGGCGACCGTGAATACGGACAACAGGCTGATGTCGGGCACCAGCATGAGCCGGGAATTCGAGCACCTTGTCGACGCATTCGGTTATTCGCTCGACGACATGCAGTGGTTCACAGTCAATGCGATGAAATCAGCATTCATTCCTTTCGATGAACGGCTGGCGATGATCAATGACGTGATCAAGCCCGGTTATGCGGAGCTGAAGTCCCAGTGGCTGTTCCGGCAGACCGCTTCGACCAGCGGTTCTGTGGTCGAGGAGAGCTGA